AAGCCAGACGGGATCCTCCTGCACTTTCccgcttccctgggcaggagGGACTGTGGGTTTTCAAGCACATGGAGAAACACAGTAAGAGCCGGGCGCTTGGTTCAAATCCAACCTCTGTTTTTAATGACTGCTGGCATCACTGCCCGCTCCTCTCGGCAAGACGGGATTCTTCCTTGGAGCAGAGGATCTTCCAGTAACGCACCATGTTGGGCAGGCCCTTCAGAAAAGGCAGCCGAGCATCGTTAGCATGTTTTGGGGACAAGAGAGTGGTTTTGATAGTGTTTACGCCTGTGTTGGGCACAGCACGTAACCCTGGCTCCTCTCAGGGAGCGCCCAGCACCCCACGACAGTGTGCTGGCAGTGAATGCCTTCCACTGGGTCGTCTCTGAAAGGGGCTGAAAAGAAGTGATAGCACCAAAAGGACATTATTTTTTATACTCTGTGCTGGGGAAACTGGGACTGTTCTGGTAAAACTGAGATacataaatcatagaatagtttgggttggaggggaccttaaagattttctagttgcaacccccctgccctgggcagggacacctcccactagaccaggctgctcaaagccccatccagcctggtttcGAGCCAAATACCGCGAGCTAAATCTTTCTcaaagatgaaattaaaagcGATGCGAAAACACCAGCTCTAACCTCTGCCCTTCCCCGGGGTCTCCTCCCCAAGCAAAGATTTCCCCTTTGCTGCTGCAAAACAGCGTGTTTACAACTAAATGTCTTCCCTTCGAAGACATACGCTCATTAACACAGCACAGCTGCCCCCGGGGAGCCTCGTAGGGAAGGGGTCGCCCGGCCCTTGCCATCGAGGTGCCGGCAACACCAAGATGCACGCAGCACCCCGCGTTCAACGCGGCCCAAATTCTGCTGACATTGCAGTTCCTTAGCATTTCCCccaaccttttattttctttcataccAGGAGCATTCGCAGTCGAACAAGATTACCGATTTCTTTGGCAATCGCCTGCTCCTTGGCAGATGGGAGTTTTTAAGGCGCTTCACCTAAGGTGACACAATGAGAGACTCATTAAGGTGGCATCACGGGAGGGTAACGAGAGGCTGGGGATGGCCCCTGCCAACCTGGCCAgggctcaggcagcagcagcaacgcCAGCATCGCCCCACCAGATTGCGCcgcttatttttttccacaaagtgccaatagaaagggaaagaatcCAAATCCTGGGCTATAGGCTTGGCTCCGGCTCTCGCCCAGCTCACAGCTGGCCGTGCTTCTCCTGGCTCCAGCCCCGGCTCATTTCCAGGCCTCCATCACttcttaacacatttttttttttcctggactctTGTGAAATTAAATGCTGCTAATTTACTTTGCAGAAAACTCTGCATCCTGCTGGTACTTCTCTGCCAGCTGTGACCTCATCTCCCAGTGACTGGATTTGGGAGTAAATTAGTAGACCCAGTCCATTAATTAATTGCAACTAAGGCGGGGGTGAACTGGATCCATGTCTCACGTTTATGAGCTGCCCCGGAACCACTCCAGATTCCTGCTCGGAGAGCACTTACGATGTTTCAGGATCAGCTGAGCTATTTGGGTGAACGCTTTCCAGTGGGTAGGCTATTAGCAAACCTTTAGTTATCCCCTACTCTGCTCCTGTATCCGAACCCCTAAATAAAAGGGGAACCTTAAGAGCAGAGCAGCATCTCTGGGAGTCAAAGCTTCTATAGCCAAGGATAAAGCCAAGCATCACAGAGACGCGTTTGTAGATAGAAGCCGGCGGAAAGCAAACGCTCCAGCAAAGTCTCTAAATGCTGCAcatatattttcagtttatttgctGGGCCTACCACTGAATCTTATTTGCTGGCGtggtatggttttttttttcctctctctccctgggaGAACTTAATAAATCTTTGAAATCAtcaaaaagaaatgcagcttcaACACTTAGCACGGTTAAGTTACTTCCCCGGCAATATAAGCTAAGGCTGTGAAGTCAAACATTTCCATGCCATAACACGAGAAGAAAATGAACATTCGGGAGGAGATGGAACAGGAACGGCCTCCCCTTGGCTCTCCCATCGCTGGGGGCTAGAAAAGCCTAGAAAGCCTGTGGCTGGCTGACAATTTCAGCACAGCCGTTTCAGCTCTTCTCATTCAGGTGGTTGTCTCTGCACGACCCTGCTCCAAGGTGGATGCTAGCTTGCTGAAGCACACCTCCGCCAAGGCACACAGCcacccggggggcgggggggggcttcAACAAGGGACCAGCAGAGATGAATTGAATcgcccaggggctccccacctccctctttttgtcttttaatagtGTTTAACAAGTGTTTGGAGAGATGGGCGCTGTGACCCCAACAAAACCCCTTTGGTGGTCCCCCAAAGGAGGAGGCTGGTGGCACTCACTGGCCACAGgaccagggatggaggcaggcagGATTGCCATGGCAACACAGCAAAAAAGCAGCACGGCAGAAGCCCCGAGAGGTGAAACAGGACAGGAGAAACTTTGCTGCTGGGGAAGGCACAGTGATGCAGGTCCTCCAGCATTAGGGAGATATTGGTGTTCCGGCAAAACCCCTCCACCCCGCGGTGTGGTGGGGACTCTGTGCCCAGGTCATCATGGCAGGGTCCCTCGTCCTTCCCCagtgctggggagctgcgggTAATTGGGATGCAGATTGCCGAGGCTGTGCCCTGCCCTTGATTTACTCTCTTAAGCCTCCTGCTTTCTAAATCTTGCTTTATTAGTATTACCACACAGCAGAGCGCAATTAGCagtatattagcaataaaaaaaaaaaaagcagccagagcCAGAAGTACCGCAAGTTATTGTTTTAAATCCTGCGTCTGCCAGAGTGGCCGCGGACACGTGCTCCCCCCGGTGACTCCCAGCCCAGGTTGTGGTGCCGCCATGGGCAatggggacccccagcacccGACTCACCCACAGCACCAGGGCAGCAGCTAATCCCCCATCTTGAGAGCTTTTACTCcgtgctgcagcagagctgacacACTAATCCTGGCCACGTTTAACCATTTATATTGATTACCCTGTCAGCTCATTTGAATAATTAAAAGCAGATGGAGCCCTTTTATGTGTTTAAGGGAACAGCACTGGGAGCATCCCTGGAGCCGTGCATTTTTGGTGGAGGGAGCGGAGGGGTGCAGGGGAAGCTGGGCAGCTTTTGCTGTCAAATCTTCTTTTCCGTGAAATTTGCCACCCTGTGCGGCACCTCCCGTACCCCCACCGCCACCTCGGGGTATGGGGTGGTGGCATCAGCTCAGTTCCCACCGCAGAGCCCGTTGGAGGCAGCTGACAGCATCCATGCTCTTATTTATACAGAAATAATTGCTGTTGTACACTGATGCTGTTCTTTATACAAACAGTACTAAAAACGCCAGCCAGCTGCAAACCTGATAAACAGCAGCAAATAAATTAATCCGGTGCCAAGAGCCGAATATTTCAGTGCCAACGTGTgtgtgaggatggggatgggggggggggggggaagtcctAGCATCCAGCCCCACCTTGGCATTGTGacccttcagctcctgctccaaAGACTCACCCACCTGCAAGCCAGAGCAAAGCTCCCACACCAGCATCGCCCAGCGGCTATCTGCCAGGGACCTCCGGCTTCTTAAAACGGATGGGCAACACCAGCTCAGATCTGGTTACTTGTTATTCCACTGTCTTTTCAAAGCCACTAAAATATTCCTGGCGTGGTGCTGGTTATGCACTCCTGCCATCAAGCAGGGATGAGTTATCTTTACAGAAAGAAGCATGGATTAATATGTCAAATGAGAATGAACTATTGGCAGATTAAGATGAAAATGCAATGGCCAGTGAtagggagaaaaggggaagaaaaaacaaaacgaaGCTTCTCAGGAGGACAGGAACATTAAAAATTGGGTAATTGATCAGCGCTGGTGAAGTTGGATGGAGTTTGAACACCCTGTGCAAGGCGGGGACCATCCTCTCCTGCCCGCCGATGAAATGGGGGAGGACCACACTGGGAGCTTCGGCCCGTCCTGATGAGGGGACAGCCACCCCCTGGGGGGGGGCCACATCCCACGGCAGCCCTGGCCACCACATCAGACCTTGCCATGTTGGTTCTTGTGCTGGTGTTCCGGCTCTGCACTAAGCCTCGGATGCTCGGCAAGCTTGGGGCACATGAGTGTGGTCCTGCCCCCGGGATGGGGATGTTTTTATTCAGGGGACACTAAGCCATCCTCACCTGCCACATTGAAATACATCTCCCCTCTGCTGGCACAGGAATGCAGGTCTCACGGGAGCTGTTGCTGCTTCACATCCTTGGCTGTCTGAGCCCACGCCATCTACCAGCCGGGATTCCATTGCTGCGTCCTCTGTGCCCTGCCCCATCGGAGTGGAGACGGCAGGCAGGGCTGCGTGGGAGGTGGGGGGCTTTTGGGGGGAGCTCAGGCTGTTGACAACTCCCTTAAAGGGAGCCCTGGGGGCCGTGAGCTGCACCGCAGCCCCTCCAGAAACATCAGCTTTCAGAGGTCCCCAAGCCCAGCACATCTGGGGCAGGTCAGCAGCTGCTGGCAATCTGGGGTGCTCCAAGCGGCTCTCCCCTTGCAGCACGCCACCGGTCTAACCCATAATCCCCACTCTGCTCAAAATCCCCCTCCAGGGTGCTTTGAAGCTTCTGGACCAGTTGCAGAAGACGCTGGCAGCAGGACACACTAGCGGGTCTCCATCCCACAGGCAGACCCATGCCgtcttctcctgcctttctccGGTATCACCAGTGCCCTGCTCCACACTCCGCATCTGATCTGCCCCTCGCTGCAGCATCCAGCCCTGCTTTGCTTTCCCACCTACAGAGTCAACCACCAGAGATAAATACCACCCGCTGAgctcaaaaacatttttccaagcagaaatgGGTGCGCTCTGTCACTGCGTCACAGAAACCTCACAATTCACAGGTGTTTATTGTCCAGGATGAGCAGTCGAGCCTGGTTTGCTCTGCTAAGACATACTTCCAGTACCTAGAAATAGATATTTAAACAGCCCCAGTGTTTTGACGCATTTAGGTGCTCGGATCAAGCCCACGAGCAGCAGGCTGACGggtttctgtttcctcttctcccaacAGACTCCTGCGCTCTGGCACGAGCCCCAGACCCGCTGGGTGTCACTGGGATGCGGCCACCAAGCCCTGAGTCCAGGCAGAGGGCCGcagcctcccctgccctcccttcctgCTCCTCGGAGGTGAAAAGAGGCCAAAAGgatccctctccctgcctgctgctcgcTGCCTCTGCCAGAGATGATAAGAATTAATTAAATTTGcctgcctttcctctgcctttGTAAGTGTCCAGGGGATTTATCAGCTGCCTCCACCTTGGTGTCTATCTGATTTAAGGTGGGGGGATACCTATATACTCCATTACATTTGTCTTAATATTGCAGATAGGATATCACCCCTGAGTGCGGAACGAATTGGGATGGGAGCTAACGGgtagggctgggaggggaaggggaccaGCCCAGCAAATGGCACTAACGAAGGTCCCTTTTCTGGGACCTGACCCAGCATCCTCTCCCCACAACCCCATTGTCCCAGAGTCCCCAGGGGAGCCCCCGAAAGCAGCGTCCTGCAGCGTCCAGGTTTGCAGGATTCGTGCTTCATCAGATGTCAGACGTGGGACTGCCCCATCCCTTAGCTCTGGCCAAGATTTGAAGGCCATTTGCACAGTTGCTTCTTCGTTCCCCAATGCCTGGGGTACCACAGCCCTCCCTGCTCACCCCCCGCCAAAAAGTGCCAGAGAGGGATGCCCGGAGGGTCCCCCCACCTTGCAAAtcaccccctgcccaggctcccacTGCCTCTGCTGGGTTCATGGCCAGGCAGGAGATGACGCAGAGGAAGAAGGGATGACTCCCTCCAAAAATCaaatcccaccccatccccaccccatccaAAGAAGTTTTACCCTTGGAGACCCGATGCCTCAGCAAGCAGCATCCTCccacctggcgcagtgccctcTGCCCCATCCTTGCCCGCCCCAGGGTGGCAGGGCTGTAAAAGCCTTTGTCAGAGGGACCTGCCATGAATCACGCTGAATTAAGAGCTGAGCTGCGGGAAAGGAAATTATATAAACTCTCAGGAGACAGGCTGGCAGGGAGTGAACATCCATCACGCACAAATTCTGGATTATTTACCGTGGCTGGATCTCGCCAAGAGAAACACCCCCTGTGCCGGACAGTCTGCAAAGCGATTCAGCCACGGGGACCTATTCAGCAAATGAAAAGTCTCTGTCTTGCTTGTCAGAGCAAACTGGGAtgtttatttccccccccaccccgggtctCTCTGTCCATGGGATGAGCCCCGCTCCCGGCACAGGATGAGCATTTGTCCCCCCCGTGGCACCACCCAGTTCCTGGGGTCAGAGGAGCCCGTCAGTGGTGCCGACTGACTCTTTTACGAGCAGCACTTAATTATTCCCCCTTTTAAAACGTTTTGCATCATAAACCTGGGATGGGGTAGAGGAAGGTGATTATTCTGCTGCTTGCTCTCCCTTGCTGAAGCCGTGTTTGGGGGGTTCCAACCAAGATGAGGACCCAGCCTTGTTGACACGTGCAGGTTCTTGTCCCCTCCGTGATGCGAGATCCTTTCTTCACCTGCACCGAACACTGAGCCCTGGGCAAGCAGCAgccttccttcccctccaccaCCATCCCTGCCTTTCCCCCCGCAGACGGGAGGAAGATGAAGGGCAGAGCTCATTTACACGGCAGGAGGCAGAGTGACACGTCCCCACTTTGCACTGAATTCAAACCCACGTGGGAAGACTTAGGAAGATGTGGACCTTAGACATGCATCACAGCCATCAAGATCCGTCATCAAATCACTGCATCCTCACCACCAACAGCCTGAAATCGAGGCGACCAAAGGGGCAGGAGGTGCCCTCCAGAGCTCAGTCCAGGTGGTCACAGGGCTCCCTGTGATATACAGGAGCGAGCTTCCCCAGACACAGGCTGTATTTTGCATTTCCGAAGTCCTGGCCATACCTGGTCATTGGTTCCCACCCTTCAGGGACATTATTTGCCTGCTTGGCTCTAACAGCTGCTTTAGGAGCAGAGCAAGATGCTCCTGTGTGATAGACCAAGCAAGATGCTCCTGTGTGATAGAGCCATCGCAACAAGCTGCTGCAGTCCTGCTTCCAAAAGCACCTCCAGCCCTCGCAGAGAGGGAAATTGATTTGATCTGCCCACGGGCTGAGTTTGTAGGAGGGGTTTTGGATCTGCTCCCAACCTAAGGACTTTAGATCGGGTGTTTCTTCACTGCTTTCCTTAAATTGGCAGTAAAAATTCAGGGAGACTAAAAGTCTGTGATTTGTACTTTGCACATGGGAAGCGGAACAATCTTTTGTTCATTTACTGTGACAACTGCAGTTCAGATTTAATTATTTACAATAATGTTCCAAGGCACATTAGGGAATGTTCTCTTAGTTTGTAAAAAATAATGATGCCTTAGTACTGAGTGGCATCTAGCTACGGGCTCTGCTATTGCACCGGCAGAGGCACGTGAGGgtccaggagcagagcagagccaaCTCATCATCCCTCAGTGGCTTAAatccatccctccttcccatgGAAAGGGTGGGAGACGAGCTCTGTAAGGCCCGTTATCCTGGGATGCTCATCGGTGGCTCCCGGGCTCCCTCGGCTCTTCCCACACCATCTGAGTATCAGGCCCATCGAAAGGGTTGTGTGTCCTTATGGGCTTCTCTTGACCCTTGGAGCAGTAACACTGTCTCTCTGCTCGTGCAGTGCTCCCCTGGTTCATTCAGAGATAGGGTTTTTGCTCAGCAAAGCCTTCTCCAGTCCTGGAGAGCATCCCAGCCCCCCTGAGCCATCCCCAGCAAGCTAGCAGACATGCCTTGCCATCATGCAGGAGAGTGGGGAGACCAAGACAGGGTCCCTGCAGTGTCTGAAAGCACAGCCAGGACGGAGGGATGGAGGCCACCAAAGGAGAGGACGTCAGCAAGGTCCCTCTGCCAGCAtcacaggctgctgcagcctctgcacGAGCAGCCAAAGCTCCCCTccaacagcactggtcccagctTGATGCTCCCCTGGCTGGTTAATCCGGACGAGTCTCGttgcctttccctctctctcactgCTTTATAGATTGCGCTTGTCAGCAataaagggggaggaaaaaaaaaaaaaaggaaaaaaatcattgccTGGTCTTAATTTTTCTTGGCTTGTTTAGAAGCAcgctgggagctgcagcagccagtTGCAAAAGGACAGGCTGTGGGAGCGGGACGACCGCAAAGGGCTGCAAAGGGACATGGCCATGTTGGGGTGGCACCTGACTGAGTGTGGGGACCGGCATGGCCAGCCTTCATTTTAGTACCTGCACGTCCCTAACACGCCGGCGGGAATCTCTGCAGCCTAGAGAGGCTTGAGACAGGGAAGTTGCCTCCATGGGCATATTTTCTTCCGCCCTCCCGAAATACAGCCTGCGAGCCGCATCCCCTCCTGGAGCTGCCCAGCTCTGATACACTTCATCTTTTGCTCCTTGTCCATTTGCCCTCATATAAATACCTGCTGCCCCACCTCAGTATTTCTTCCAGCACTCACTGTACGCTGATGCTTTTTACTATGCCCTTCTGCATTAGTCACACGAATCAGGAAAGACAGTCGGTATTTTATCATTAAATGCATCACGTCCAATAAATTGATCATTATTCTCTGCTGATTAGCAGCTCGGTTTCCACCAGTTTAGAGCAGctatgggttttttccccatcttcaaGGAGTAGCACAGTTTCTCTTAAGATCTGTTATAATCAAAGTATTAGAGCTCTGGAAATGTCCTCTGCATACgcaggaagggtttttttcctgcttttcctctcttGCAGAGAGCGTGCTTTGAAACTCTGCCTCCCGGCCCCGCGATACTGCCTGTACCTGACCTGTTTTAATTTTAGTCTTGCCTGAGTCTTCCACCAGCTCATTTAGTTGTAGCATTGAGAGCTCTCTATAGAGTTGGCCGCAGGTCAGCTCACATGCTTTTATTACAATTGCCGAGTCCACCCATGTCCTGCAGCTCTGACCCGGCTCCCGGCTGCCAGGCACCTTCCCGTTGGGGGCTGCAAACCCCCAGCTCCACCTGCACCCCTCCACTCCAGCAGGCCGGCGCCCTTGGGATGGGAGACAGGAGCTGCACCCCGGGCAGGGCTCTTCTTCTTTCACAGCCCCACACCGCAGCATGGACGTCGACGGCAGGATTTGCATCACGTCCGTGGCTTCCCACGCTGCAGAGAAAATGAGAGGTGGATATTTTCTTTTGGGACATTTCCAGCATTTCTGACATGACGAGTGATGCCCCGGGAAGAGCTGACCCAGCTGCCTGGTTACAGCCATGATGGGCCAAGCAAGACGTAAGAGCAGGAAAATTCCaatgaatattcatttaaaaacttGCTCATATATTCCCAAGGTAAATTTGGCTCTGTATTAATTTCATCCTGCACACTAAGCACACTGTTATTGCAGAGATAAAGCTGCACAGCCGGATAGAAATTGGTGTGGGGTTCTCTCTCACCAGGGCAGGAGGATTTAAATACCCACTGTGCTGCACCTCTTCCACCATGGATGTGACCATCCACAGTGGAAAGACCATCTTCCCCgccagcacagctgcagccagGACTAGCGCAGCAGGTCCCACCAGGCTGTGGGAGCCCTTTCGGTTTGCATTTTTCCAGAGGTATGGAAAAAGCACGCTCTGAAAATAGCCACGTAAATATTCTCACTGGAAATTCAATTCAGTTCCATTAGTTTCGTTGACCTCCAAGGCAACCCTCACCAAGGCTTTTGCTGAGTCTCACCAGTCATGAAGAATGTAATGGCAACGTAATTAGCCAGTGGAGACCGGAGCGGTGAATCCCAATGGGATTCCCCGAACAGACCCACTCGCGTGAGCTCCTCCTTcgatcccagcagctccagctttttGGCATCCAAGGCCACCACTCTTTGGTGCCCCACTTCATTGATACCCCTTTCACCCATTCCTTGCACCCTGCATTTCTTTCCAGGCTGTAATTGGGATGATGTCCGCATTTATGGACATGTTTTTTATCCAGCTCGTCTTTCTGTCCACTCCACGACCCAAGATCCATACATACATCTACATTCATCATTCCTATGTGCTGCTCTGGCATTAATGTTCCCGTGAGTGTCGCTGGATTGCTCGGGAGATAATGATTTTGCATCTTTAATGGCTCCTTCAGTATTTGTAAGCGGCTTGGTCTTTGCCTGGGTTGACTCTTTCTTTCCAGGAGGTCTGTAATTGTGGGATGATGTGTCAGTTCAGCCGGCTGATCGCCAATCACTCGGTCAGCCAGGCCCTCCAAGCAGAACCTGGGGACCAATCCACTTTGGTGACACCTCAGACGGCTCTGCACGGTCCCAGGAACAG
The sequence above is drawn from the Rissa tridactyla isolate bRisTri1 chromosome 9, bRisTri1.patW.cur.20221130, whole genome shotgun sequence genome and encodes:
- the LOC128914939 gene encoding uncharacterized protein LOC128914939; this translates as MHMQEWAVTCNNELMNRPRSKLGSIWSLHGSFHNRKEVLVLIVSGNGFYCPSNLGAYTLPKARLHCSKLPEKDQAKGRRRGSGPGTQGVGTLKQHPLAGGLAFVEAWEATDVMQILPSTSMLRCGAVKEEEPCPGCSSCLPSQGRRPAGVEGCRWSWGFAAPNGKVPGSREPGQSCRTWVDSAIVIKACELTCGQLYRELSMLQLNELVEDSGKTKIKTGQVKRLKNSHLPRSRRLPKKSVILFDCECSCGANSLVPVEKLALSTFIVI